In Desulfobacterales bacterium, one genomic interval encodes:
- the nrfD gene encoding NrfD/PsrC family molybdoenzyme membrane anchor subunit, with product MLELALSGNKRYYVWMTGLLVVIGVGFLIYLKQLSFGLGITGMTRDVTWGFYIAQFTFLVGVAASAVMLVLPYYLHNYKAFGRITILGEFLAVASVTMCVLFIFVDMGQPMRVLNVLLYPTPNSVLFWDMIVLNGYLLLNIVIGWQVLDAERNGVAPPKWIKPFIYLSIPWAVSIHTVTAFLYCGLPGRGFWLTAILAPRFLASAFAAGPAFLILLCLFVRRISNFDPGREQIQSLAKIVTYGIIINVFFFFCEVFVVFYSRIPEHMDHLTYLFSGLHGHGVLVPWMWSSMALMFIGIILLVNPVTRRNEGVLAVACVVIFIGTWIDKGLGMISGGFVPSPLHHVNEYIPTVPELVISLAVWCVGFLVLSALFKMAITVKEEVRA from the coding sequence ATGCTTGAACTGGCATTAAGTGGAAACAAACGATATTATGTGTGGATGACCGGGCTTCTGGTGGTCATCGGAGTCGGCTTTCTAATTTACTTGAAACAGCTCAGTTTCGGTCTGGGCATTACCGGGATGACCCGGGATGTGACCTGGGGATTTTATATTGCTCAGTTTACCTTCCTCGTAGGTGTCGCCGCTTCGGCGGTGATGCTGGTGCTTCCCTACTATCTTCACAATTACAAGGCGTTCGGCCGCATCACGATTCTGGGTGAATTTCTGGCCGTCGCGTCTGTCACCATGTGCGTGCTCTTTATTTTTGTGGATATGGGGCAACCCATGCGGGTATTAAACGTTTTACTTTACCCCACGCCCAATTCAGTCCTGTTCTGGGATATGATCGTACTTAACGGGTATCTGCTTCTAAATATCGTGATCGGCTGGCAGGTTCTGGACGCCGAGCGAAACGGTGTCGCGCCGCCCAAATGGATCAAGCCTTTTATTTATCTTTCCATTCCCTGGGCTGTGAGCATTCACACCGTAACCGCCTTTTTGTACTGCGGTCTGCCGGGAAGAGGCTTCTGGTTGACGGCCATTTTGGCGCCCCGGTTTTTGGCCTCCGCCTTTGCGGCCGGTCCCGCCTTTTTGATTCTGTTGTGCCTCTTTGTGCGTCGAATCTCCAATTTTGATCCGGGCAGGGAGCAGATTCAGTCCCTGGCCAAAATTGTAACCTACGGCATCATCATCAATGTGTTTTTCTTTTTCTGTGAGGTGTTCGTCGTATTTTACAGCCGTATTCCCGAACACATGGATCACCTGACCTATTTGTTTTCCGGACTTCACGGGCATGGCGTTTTGGTGCCGTGGATGTGGTCCTCTATGGCGCTGATGTTCATCGGTATCATTCTGCTGGTCAACCCCGTTACGCGACGAAATGAAGGGGTGCTGGCGGTTGCCTGCGTTGTCATCTTTATCGGTACCTGGATCGACAAAGGGCTCGGCATGATTTCCGGCGGCTTTGTGCCATCTCCGCTGCACCATGTGAACGAATACATTCCAACGGTTCCGGAGCTGGTGATCAGCCTGGCCGTCTGGTGTGTCGGTTTTCTGGTGCTGAGCGCTTTATTCAAAATGGCCATCACGGTCAAGGAAGAAGTGCGGGCCTAA
- a CDS encoding 4Fe-4S dicluster domain-containing protein, which yields MMESSRRSFLKIAGLSAIGLGARPVLDVLAESGGHGGAAEPQMLKNETALTAKRWGMVVDTRKIHSSQDLEPLIKACHKVHNVPNLQNKNHEIKWIWEEEFKHAFPTKNHEFINEKVEHTPFPVFCNHCKNPPCVRACPTKATFKRESDGVVLMDFHRCIGCRFCMAACPYGARSFNFRDPRPFISEQSLDFPTRSMGVVEKCNFCAERLAVGKMPACVEASNGILTFGDLDDPNSEVRALLKSNYMIRRKEALGTEPSVYYIV from the coding sequence ATGATGGAAAGCAGCAGACGAAGCTTTTTGAAAATAGCCGGCCTGTCCGCAATCGGTCTGGGCGCCCGGCCGGTTTTGGATGTGCTGGCCGAATCCGGCGGTCATGGCGGCGCAGCCGAACCGCAGATGCTGAAAAATGAAACAGCGCTGACGGCCAAACGCTGGGGCATGGTGGTGGATACGCGAAAGATTCATTCAAGCCAGGATCTGGAACCCTTAATCAAGGCCTGCCACAAAGTTCACAACGTGCCGAATTTGCAGAACAAGAACCATGAAATTAAATGGATTTGGGAAGAAGAATTCAAGCACGCCTTTCCTACCAAAAATCATGAATTTATAAATGAAAAGGTGGAACATACCCCATTCCCGGTTTTCTGCAATCATTGCAAGAATCCACCCTGTGTTCGTGCTTGCCCGACTAAGGCGACCTTTAAGCGGGAAAGTGACGGCGTTGTGCTGATGGATTTTCATCGGTGCATCGGGTGCCGGTTTTGTATGGCGGCCTGCCCCTACGGTGCCAGGAGTTTCAACTTCCGGGATCCGCGTCCTTTTATAAGCGAACAAAGCCTGGATTTTCCCACCCGGAGCATGGGGGTTGTGGAGAAATGCAATTTCTGCGCGGAACGGCTGGCCGTCGGGAAAATGCCTGCCTGTGTGGAGGCTTCCAACGGCATTTTGACTTTCGGTGATCTGGATGATCCGAATTCAGAGGTGAGAGCGCTTCTGAAATCCAATTACATGATACGGCGCAAAGAGGCTCTGGGAACCGAGCCGAGTGTCTACTACATCGTATGA
- the dsrJ gene encoding sulfate reduction electron transfer complex DsrMKJOP subunit DsrJ yields MPSNKKIYNKGLILAGLAVFLIVVTSPFWGNFGTAAPVPELILTEKAKAAKTCVFSKEAMKTEHMQLLDVWRDTVVRDGKRVYVNSDGKSFNMSLSNGCLDCHSNKAEFCDRCHNYASVTPYCWDCHIDKPKES; encoded by the coding sequence ATGCCGAGTAATAAGAAAATCTATAATAAGGGGCTGATTCTGGCTGGCTTGGCTGTATTCCTGATTGTCGTTACCAGCCCGTTTTGGGGCAATTTCGGAACGGCCGCTCCGGTTCCCGAACTGATATTGACCGAAAAAGCCAAGGCCGCCAAAACCTGCGTGTTTTCCAAGGAAGCCATGAAAACAGAGCATATGCAACTCTTGGATGTTTGGCGGGATACCGTGGTTCGGGACGGCAAGCGCGTCTATGTCAACAGCGATGGCAAGTCATTTAACATGAGCCTTTCCAATGGGTGTCTGGATTGCCATTCCAACAAAGCCGAATTTTGTGACAGATGCCATAATTATGCCTCAGTAACGCCGTATTGCTGGGACTGCCATATTGATAAACCGAAGGAGAGCTAA
- a CDS encoding (Fe-S)-binding protein: MSDDLIKSDELISRLDYKTPKTGWMDTPAVIRKGMYCYAANPKSVEYVGMPHARKWNPPDEDWLLPENWQEIVLNGLKDRLDKFRSLKLFMDVCVRCGACADKCHFFLGSGDPKNMPVLRAELLRSVYRNEFTRAGKIMGKMVGARKLTVEVLKEWWYYFFQCSQCRRCSVFCPYGIDTAEITILSRELLNELGLNIDWIATPVANCYRTGNHLGIQPHAFKDMLDFFVDDIEEITGLNMAPNYNQKGADILFITPSGDVFADPGTYTCMGYLILFHYLKEKYGLKVTWSTYASEGGNFGSFTSHEMMKRLNAKMYAEARRLGVKWILGGECGHMWRVIHQYMDTMNGPADFLETPVSPITGTVFENAKATKMVHISEFTADLIKHGKLDLDPSRNDHMRVTYHDSCNPSRGMGMFEEPRYIIQSVCNNFFEMPANTIREKTFCCGSGSGLNAGENMELRMMGGFPRANAVRHVHEKYGVNMLSCICAIDRAALPALMDYWVPEVGVTGITELVGNALILPGEIKRTTDLRGEPLPGMEDEDAE; the protein is encoded by the coding sequence ATGTCGGACGACCTTATAAAATCGGATGAACTGATATCCCGATTGGATTACAAGACACCCAAAACCGGGTGGATGGATACCCCGGCTGTAATTCGCAAGGGAATGTACTGCTATGCGGCCAATCCGAAAAGCGTAGAGTACGTGGGAATGCCCCACGCCCGCAAATGGAATCCACCGGATGAGGACTGGTTGCTGCCGGAAAACTGGCAGGAAATCGTCCTGAACGGACTTAAAGATCGCCTGGATAAGTTCCGTTCGCTGAAGTTATTCATGGATGTTTGTGTGCGTTGCGGGGCATGCGCGGATAAATGTCATTTTTTCCTCGGCTCAGGTGATCCCAAAAATATGCCTGTGTTGCGGGCTGAATTGTTGCGATCCGTCTATCGCAACGAATTCACCAGGGCCGGAAAAATCATGGGGAAGATGGTGGGGGCGAGAAAACTCACCGTAGAGGTCTTGAAGGAGTGGTGGTATTACTTTTTTCAGTGCTCGCAGTGTCGGCGTTGTTCGGTGTTTTGCCCATACGGCATCGACACGGCGGAAATCACTATTCTGAGCAGGGAGCTGTTAAACGAGCTGGGCCTGAACATTGACTGGATTGCAACACCGGTGGCCAATTGCTACCGAACCGGCAACCATTTGGGGATTCAGCCCCATGCCTTTAAGGACATGCTTGATTTCTTCGTGGATGACATTGAAGAAATAACCGGTCTCAACATGGCGCCAAATTACAACCAAAAAGGCGCGGACATTCTTTTCATCACGCCATCCGGCGATGTTTTCGCGGACCCGGGCACCTATACCTGCATGGGATATTTGATACTCTTTCATTATCTGAAAGAGAAATACGGCTTGAAAGTCACCTGGAGCACCTATGCGTCCGAAGGTGGAAATTTTGGATCCTTTACGTCCCACGAGATGATGAAGCGGCTCAACGCCAAGATGTACGCGGAAGCCAGGCGTCTTGGCGTCAAATGGATTCTTGGTGGAGAGTGCGGGCATATGTGGCGGGTCATTCACCAGTACATGGATACCATGAACGGTCCCGCGGATTTTCTGGAAACACCGGTCTCTCCCATTACGGGAACGGTCTTTGAGAATGCCAAAGCCACGAAAATGGTTCATATTTCCGAATTCACGGCGGATCTGATCAAGCACGGCAAGTTGGATCTGGACCCGAGCCGAAACGATCACATGCGCGTGACCTATCATGATTCCTGCAACCCCTCGCGGGGAATGGGGATGTTTGAAGAGCCCCGCTATATCATTCAAAGTGTGTGCAATAACTTCTTTGAAATGCCTGCCAACACGATTCGCGAAAAAACATTCTGCTGCGGCAGCGGGTCCGGACTCAATGCCGGAGAAAATATGGAACTGCGTATGATGGGCGGGTTTCCCCGGGCCAACGCAGTCAGGCATGTCCATGAAAAATACGGGGTGAACATGCTCTCTTGTATCTGTGCAATAGACCGGGCCGCATTGCCGGCGCTGATGGATTACTGGGTACCGGAAGTGGGGGTGACGGGCATTACCGAACTGGTGGGCAACGCCCTGATTCTGCCGGGCGAAATAAAGCGCACCACGGATCTGCGCGGTGAACCGTTACCGGGAATGGAGGATGAAGATGCCGAGTAA
- the dsrM gene encoding sulfate reduction electron transfer complex DsrMKJOP subunit DsrM → MNVNYVVSLLAVIVLALIALIGSALPGGQGLFGIFIPYVAVLIFICFFCYRIIDWARRPVPFRITSTCGQQKTLSWIAHDRFENPTKAWEVVVRMVLEICCFRSLFRNTKASLKEGGKLTYSLEKWLWLGSIAFHYAFLTVLIRHFRFFLEPVPVWLKLLESLDGFLQVGLPGVLMSGFVLLAGVTFLFLRRLFIPQVRYISLASDYFPLFLIFGIAASGLLMRYVTKIDVVSAKELTMGLVTLHPVIPAAGVGSIFYVHIFLVSVLLAYFPFSKLMHVGGIFLSPTRNMTGNSRAVRHVNPWNYPVHVHTYEEYEDEFRERMIEAGLPVEKE, encoded by the coding sequence ATGAATGTAAATTATGTGGTATCCCTTTTAGCGGTAATTGTTTTGGCACTGATTGCCCTCATAGGGTCGGCACTACCGGGAGGTCAAGGTCTTTTCGGTATTTTTATCCCATATGTGGCTGTCCTGATTTTCATCTGTTTTTTTTGCTACCGGATTATCGATTGGGCCCGCAGGCCGGTTCCGTTCCGGATAACCTCCACTTGCGGACAACAGAAAACATTGTCCTGGATCGCGCACGATCGGTTTGAGAACCCGACAAAAGCCTGGGAAGTGGTTGTGCGAATGGTTCTGGAGATTTGTTGTTTCCGTTCTCTTTTTCGCAACACGAAGGCGTCGCTAAAAGAGGGCGGGAAATTAACCTACAGCCTTGAAAAATGGTTGTGGCTTGGTTCCATCGCTTTTCATTATGCATTTCTGACGGTGCTGATACGCCATTTCAGATTTTTTCTCGAGCCGGTGCCGGTATGGCTGAAACTGCTTGAGAGTCTGGACGGGTTTCTTCAGGTCGGGCTTCCGGGCGTTCTGATGTCGGGCTTTGTGTTGTTGGCGGGCGTCACCTTTCTGTTTCTCAGGCGCTTGTTCATTCCCCAGGTTCGCTACATTTCCCTGGCTTCGGATTATTTCCCTTTGTTTTTGATCTTCGGCATTGCAGCCTCGGGCTTGCTCATGCGCTATGTGACCAAGATCGATGTGGTAAGCGCTAAGGAATTGACAATGGGCCTGGTGACGTTGCATCCGGTAATACCGGCGGCGGGCGTTGGCAGCATTTTTTATGTTCATATCTTTTTAGTTTCCGTATTGCTTGCGTATTTTCCCTTCAGCAAGCTGATGCATGTCGGGGGTATTTTCTTAAGCCCCACCAGAAATATGACGGGTAACTCGCGGGCTGTTCGCCATGTTAATCCATGGAATTATCCCGTCCATGTGCATACTTACGAGGAATACGAAGACGAATTCAGGGAGAGAATGATTGAGGCTGGCCTGCCAGTGGAAAAGGAGTAG
- a CDS encoding RsbRD N-terminal domain-containing protein, translated as MRLENLLDQKKNEIMNDWFNRLIETYPPETAPFFKSQKDPFANPVGGTARRGIEGVYNELLGGMNVQLITSFLDSLIRIRAVQTMFSASQAVGFIFLLKKSIRTYLKKEIQTYQLHDALLDFEMKIDELALIGFDVFTACREKIADLRATELKDRTLRAFERAGLVVGES; from the coding sequence ATGCGGCTCGAAAATTTGTTGGACCAGAAAAAAAACGAAATTATGAATGATTGGTTTAATCGCTTGATTGAGACTTATCCCCCCGAGACCGCCCCGTTTTTTAAAAGTCAAAAAGACCCGTTTGCCAATCCTGTCGGGGGCACGGCCAGGCGCGGCATAGAAGGCGTCTATAACGAGTTGTTGGGAGGAATGAATGTTCAGCTCATCACTTCTTTTTTGGATTCGCTCATTCGCATACGGGCGGTCCAGACGATGTTCAGTGCGTCCCAGGCGGTTGGCTTTATATTCTTATTAAAAAAAAGCATTCGAACTTATCTAAAAAAAGAGATTCAGACCTATCAGTTGCACGATGCGTTGCTAGATTTTGAGATGAAAATCGATGAACTTGCGCTGATTGGTTTTGATGTTTTCACGGCTTGCAGGGAAAAAATAGCAGACTTGAGGGCAACCGAACTCAAGGATAGGACATTGCGCGCGTTTGAACGGGCAGGGCTTGTGGTCGGTGAAAGCTGA
- the thiD gene encoding bifunctional hydroxymethylpyrimidine kinase/phosphomethylpyrimidine kinase: MKHVLTIAGSDSSGGAGIQADIKTFAAHGVYGMSVITAVTAQNTLGITCVENISPETISRQMEAIFTDITVHAVKIGMVSNDLSIRAVAAQLKRFHPKHIILDTVMVSKSGYPLLRQNSVGLLIRELFPLATLVTPNIPEAELITGIPIHSMADMEKAAAMMYEKGPANVLLKGGHALFDPTDVLFDGTHYHHFTGNRVQTKNTHGTGCTLSAAIAANLANNHTLQAAVAKAKIYITACIEHALTIGRGVGPLNHFWSLFPNPAKPDA; this comes from the coding sequence ATGAAACATGTGCTTACGATTGCCGGTTCGGACAGCAGCGGCGGTGCCGGCATTCAAGCGGACATTAAGACGTTCGCAGCGCACGGGGTCTACGGCATGAGCGTCATAACAGCCGTTACGGCGCAAAACACGCTGGGAATCACCTGCGTTGAAAATATCTCGCCTGAAACGATTTCACGGCAAATGGAAGCCATTTTTACCGATATCACGGTTCATGCCGTAAAGATCGGTATGGTGTCCAATGATCTGAGCATTCGTGCTGTTGCCGCACAACTGAAGCGATTTCACCCGAAACATATCATTCTCGATACCGTGATGGTATCAAAAAGCGGATATCCCCTTTTACGGCAAAATTCAGTCGGTCTTCTCATCCGTGAACTTTTTCCTCTGGCCACCCTTGTAACGCCCAATATTCCGGAAGCGGAATTGATTACCGGCATCCCCATTCATTCTATGGCAGATATGGAAAAAGCAGCGGCCATGATGTATGAAAAAGGCCCAGCCAACGTTCTGCTGAAAGGTGGGCATGCCCTGTTTGACCCCACCGATGTTCTGTTCGACGGCACGCACTATCATCATTTTACCGGCAATCGGGTTCAGACAAAAAACACACACGGTACCGGCTGCACGCTGTCCGCAGCGATTGCCGCCAATCTGGCCAACAACCACACGCTTCAAGCCGCCGTAGCAAAAGCCAAAATCTATATCACTGCCTGTATCGAACACGCCTTGACTATTGGCCGAGGGGTCGGCCCGCTGAATCATTTCTGGTCGCTATTCCCTAATCCGGCAAAGCCGGATGCTTGA
- the gatB gene encoding Asp-tRNA(Asn)/Glu-tRNA(Gln) amidotransferase subunit GatB, which yields MEFETVIGLEVHAQLKTETKIFCGCSTQFGAPPNTHVCPVCLGMPGMLPVLNKKVVAYAIKMGLATHCAIAGESRFARKNYFYPDLPKGYQISQYELPIARNGYIDIDVTGSEKRIGIHRIHMEEDAGKLIHEPNQPMSRVDFNRTGVPLIEIVSEPDMRSPEEAGAYLRRLRSILRYLEICDGNMEEGSFRCDANVSIRPMGSPILGTRSELKNLNSFKHVEKAISYEVARQMEVLMDGGEIVQETRLWDPDKGQSFSMRGKEEAHDYRYFPDPDLLPLVVTDQWVADIRAELPELPVEKKTRFTSQYGLPAYDAEFLVSSRETADYFESCVRYFPQAKAVSNWIMGPLAALLNTEGLPIEAAPVSAQHLAQLLSLIDEGVISGKIAKMVFDDMAKTGNPPRDIVRDKGLEQMQDTGAIEVAVDKVIAQNPKEVDAYRGGKTKLISFFVGRIMRETRGKANPQMVNEVLIRKLGES from the coding sequence ATGGAATTTGAAACCGTCATCGGATTGGAAGTTCACGCGCAGCTCAAGACTGAGACGAAAATTTTTTGCGGCTGTTCCACTCAATTCGGTGCCCCTCCCAACACCCATGTCTGCCCGGTATGTCTCGGCATGCCCGGCATGCTGCCCGTTCTGAACAAAAAGGTCGTGGCCTATGCGATAAAAATGGGATTGGCGACCCATTGCGCGATTGCCGGGGAAAGCAGATTTGCCCGAAAAAACTATTTTTATCCCGACCTTCCAAAAGGATACCAGATCTCCCAGTATGAATTGCCGATCGCACGGAACGGATATATCGATATTGATGTGACCGGATCGGAAAAGCGGATTGGGATTCATCGCATTCATATGGAGGAAGATGCGGGCAAGCTGATACATGAACCGAACCAGCCCATGAGCCGGGTTGATTTTAATCGAACCGGCGTGCCGCTGATTGAAATTGTGAGTGAACCGGACATGCGGTCTCCGGAGGAGGCGGGGGCGTATCTGCGCAGGCTCAGGTCCATTTTGCGTTACCTCGAGATTTGCGACGGCAACATGGAAGAAGGCAGTTTCCGGTGTGATGCCAATGTGTCCATTCGGCCAATGGGAAGCCCGATTCTCGGGACGCGCAGTGAATTGAAAAACCTTAATTCATTTAAGCACGTGGAAAAGGCCATTTCCTACGAAGTGGCGCGACAGATGGAAGTGCTGATGGACGGGGGAGAGATTGTTCAGGAAACCCGATTGTGGGATCCGGATAAAGGGCAATCCTTTTCTATGCGCGGCAAGGAAGAGGCGCATGATTACCGGTATTTCCCGGACCCGGACCTGTTGCCGTTGGTGGTGACGGATCAGTGGGTAGCGGATATTCGGGCTGAATTACCTGAGCTGCCGGTGGAAAAGAAAACCCGGTTTACCAGTCAATATGGATTGCCGGCCTATGATGCTGAGTTCTTGGTATCGAGCCGGGAAACGGCGGACTATTTTGAGTCGTGTGTTCGATATTTCCCTCAAGCCAAGGCCGTGAGCAACTGGATAATGGGGCCGCTGGCCGCCTTGTTAAATACGGAAGGCCTTCCCATAGAAGCGGCCCCGGTTTCAGCGCAGCATCTGGCGCAATTATTGTCTCTTATCGATGAAGGGGTGATCAGCGGGAAAATTGCCAAAATGGTTTTTGACGACATGGCGAAAACGGGAAACCCGCCGCGTGATATCGTCCGGGATAAGGGGCTTGAGCAAATGCAGGACACCGGCGCCATCGAGGTGGCCGTGGATAAGGTGATCGCGCAGAATCCCAAAGAGGTGGACGCTTACCGTGGCGGGAAAACAAAGCTCATCAGTTTTTTTGTCGGCCGGATCATGCGCGAGACTCGCGGGAAAGCCAATCCTCAGATGGTTAACGAGGTGCTCATTCGTAAGCTCGGTGAGTCCTGA